GCGCAAGGAGCGAGTCGGGACAGACAGGTCAAGTTGACATAAAAGCGATGGCGAATCAATAGAATTGTTCAGTAGTCCAGCGACGAAACAGCACTGTGCAACAGCCCGCCTGGAACAGAGTGGTTCGAGGCCCAACAGCAGACAGCGCGTGTTATAACTAGGGATGGAGTCTCTAGTATACCACGGTAGACGGAGAATGGCGTAGCGGGTGAAGCTGCGCTGAATGCGTTCGAGGCGGGACATGTGTGTGTCAATTTTGatatattaggtgtatgcgttgaaatttatcgtttacatatagggggNNNNNNNNNNNNNNNNNNNNNNNNNNNNNNNNNNNNNNNNNNNNNNNNNNNNNNNNNNNNNNNNNNNNNNNNNNNNNNNNNNNNNNNNNNNNNNNNNNNNNNNNNNNNNNNNNNNNNNNNNNNNNNNNNNNNNNNNNNNNNNNNNNNNNNNNNNNNNNNNNNNNNNNNNNNNNNNNNNNNNNNNNNNNNNNNNNNNNNNNNNNNNNNNNNNNNNNNNNNNNNNNNNNNNNNNNNNNNNNNNNNNNNNNNNNNNNNNNNNNNNNNNNNNNNNNNNNNNNNNNNNNNNNNNNNNNNNNNNNNNNNNNNNNNNNNNNNNNNNNNNNNNNNNNNNNNNNNNNNNNNNNNNNNNNNNNNNNNNNNNNNNNNNNNNNNNNNNNNNNNNNNNNNNNNNNNNNNNNNNNNNNNNNNNNNNNNNNNNNNNNNNNNNNNNNNNNNNNNNNNNNNNNNNNNNNNNNNNNNNNNNNNNNNNNNNNNNNNNNNNNNNNNNNNNNNNNNNNNNNtcgccatctatatgtcatcctgcgaacttattgagcgatgtgttattttgaaattatttatatGTACTCGTATATATAAAAGTGGTGTTAGGTATCGCGTGAtcatgaaaagaaaacacggttattcaaattaatcatTAAAGTTATCTCTCCTCTGCCAAGACGTAAATAACGGATATTCGGATAAAGTTTCgtttaatatttcatttagTGACAGGATTAAATTGCTAGGATATCTAACAAGATGCAGGTCACAGAATACTCCTACAGTTATACCTCTAACAGTTAGCATCGCTGGTTCTCCTCCATAGATACCCTGGTCCTTGTTCCTGTCCTTCAGATTCTGTTTTGTACGTGCTAAGATGTAGTTGCTAGTGTGCTACTGGGACGAAAAGCTTATAATATAAGTGAGTTATGAAAAGTGTGAATTCGGCGACTAGTGAACAGATGAATGTGATACAAATAGAGTCAATGCAAACGGAATGGaagaaatggttgaaaaaatgaaataagaaTATTTGCATGAGTTCAACAAACGCAGAAGtaggaaaaaatgaaataggAATATTTGCATGAGTTCAACAAACGCAGAAGTAGGATAACCGTTAATAGAACAAAAGTGCAGAACGGTCAATGATAGACCAAACGGAAACGAGAACTCTTTCTACCTTTTCTATTTCACGTAtaactgggaggccacacgaagcgtaaaaccACACgaaaaactagcgtaaaattaatttgtaatgttaAACCGTTTACGCTGAGTGTgacagcaaaaacataaaaacgaaatgtcaaacgtgtttacgttcgtgtttttggtccgagaaaatagaaatagaagataaataaattgatttctgaatattttttcctgtattttagattttgttgctataccagcaaataagaacttatattatcctctgtttgtaaacaaagcgtttgcaaacGGGTTTCGCGGTcggatttgcggtcggatttgcggtcggatttgCGATCGGGTTTGCGGTCGTCCTACACATACaagttttgacagaagcgcaactTTTGGCctttatctgaaatgccaaaaacgtttcgttgcgcatcgtgtagcGGCACAGATTGGGTGTTGTGCGATTTGATACATAAACAGTGTTCAAAGAAAATAGCATTGCAGGTTGTGTTTCTCTTTTGGtaaagtttaatttgttttcgttttgtttaacCTCACAAGTATTGACACATTTGTTGGCAACACTACTTAGTCTATCGAGAATGACGTTCAATGCTTACCGGTAAACACTTGCAAGCACTAGGATCGTAGAGCGATCCGCTAGTGCATTCCTCAGGGCGCGGTAGGCAGTCACAACTACACATGGTCGGGTTCCACTGCTTCAGTTGGCGCTCCTGGAGGCAGCGGTTGCGCTCGTCCCTATTATTGCACTCACATCGACAGTTGGACGGATTGTAAACCTGCTGCTCGTTGCAATGCGTCTCTTTGATGCGGCATTGACACTTGCACTTGACATGCTCTTCGATCGGTACCAACTCCAAGTGAGAGAAGCGATCTTTTTCATCCGGTCGGTACTCCAAAATTATTACCTTTCGCAAGAACGATAAAAAGTAGGAATGAAAGGAAGAATATAAGCGAGAATGAAGATCATTTACCTTGTACAAGATTGTATGTTTGGCTATCGCTTCACAGACGAGCTGGTTGGTGTTGCAGCAACCGCTGCAAAGCTTCACTCGTGTACACGTTGGGTAAAAGTAGTAGCGAGTTCCGGTTAGGTTTTCCGGTCGGAGACTTACAAGTTGTGATTCCGGCTCGCAGGAAGCCGGAACTGGACTAACTCCAACGTCTCGTCCAGTGTACTCTGTGCACACAAACAGTGAAAGtaatgaacaaaaaatgagTAAGacaaatagaaaaagagagcAGGGACAAAGAGAGaaatgaaagagagaggaagaacAAAGAGGTGAGATGACATTCGTCATGAAATCTCTTATACGTTCTGAACCTTATCCGATTAATAAGGTCGGTCGTATGCCGCCGCACAGTAacgtcgttgtcacgcagctggctaTTAATTCGAATACCAGCGTGACAGGGGTGCCAAGTGACCAGCCCCGTGCCAAGGCTTACAGCTCTGCTCtcttaacactagatataccaccgttttcaataggATGAGGGTGACCCATATATgttactgcggggacagacgatgcgtaacgtaatgtttttggcatttcagattaattctaaactgctgcgcttctgtcaaaacgtatatgttttggcccaggcgtaaacagtttggcattacaaattaatttaacgctagttttcacgcttcgtgtggccttccaaatacaatttttttgtttgattatgaaaaacaaacggcttaatatttttcaatgcttgaacttttatttgaaaggtgcatttaacacattttttatgaaaaatttgcttaatccggctacaaccgccgagcggtctttacctgccTCAACGATACTTTCCACCTCtcgcggtcgagagccttcgtccacctAACTatgttggtcaaatgtccaccacaATTGGTTTGGTAGTAgcccattcggtcgacctattttgagtacatttacgactgtctgtggtcctatctcggcaatggcaatgtcTTGAGGTCGTCgatagttgctggtt
The Anopheles bellator unplaced genomic scaffold, idAnoBellAS_SP24_06.2 scaffold00184_ctg1, whole genome shotgun sequence DNA segment above includes these coding regions:
- the LOC131214189 gene encoding balbiani ring protein 3, translating into YTGRDVGVSPVPASCEPESQLVSLRPENLTGTRYYFYPTCTRVKLCSGCCNTNQLVCEAIAKHTILYKVIILEYRPDEKDRFSHLELVPIEEHVKCKCQCRIKETHCNEQQVYNPSNCRCECNNRDERNRCLQERQLKQWNPTMCSCDCLPRPEECTSGSLYDPSACKCLPVSIERHSR